A window of the Oscillospiraceae bacterium NTUH-002-81 genome harbors these coding sequences:
- a CDS encoding YegS/Rv2252/BmrU family lipid kinase, translating into MKKRIFFVFNMHAGKARIKTKLSDILNIFTEKGYEVTAYPTQYAGEAVLRIEALEDGYELVVCSGGDGTLDEVVTGMMRRPEEKRIPIGYIPAGSTNDFAKSLGLPQKMEDAAARIMAGKRFPCDIGAFNGDYFVYIAAFGIFTDVSYQTDQQMKNVLGHMAYILEGMKRLTNIVSYKMKLRWEDREVEDDFLFGMVTNSRSVGGFKSIIGTEVVLDDGVFEVTFIKRPKNLLELNETLTALLLAEIDERYMYSFRTNRLEVEAEGEVPWTLDGEYGGDHRAAVIEDRKQALEFIV; encoded by the coding sequence ATGAAAAAGAGAATTTTCTTTGTGTTTAATATGCATGCGGGAAAAGCCCGTATCAAGACAAAGCTTTCAGATATTCTGAATATCTTTACGGAAAAAGGATATGAGGTGACGGCTTACCCGACCCAGTACGCCGGGGAGGCGGTGCTGCGGATCGAAGCGCTGGAGGACGGTTATGAGCTGGTGGTGTGCAGCGGCGGGGACGGCACCCTGGATGAGGTGGTGACCGGCATGATGCGCCGCCCGGAGGAAAAACGGATTCCCATCGGTTATATCCCGGCGGGTTCCACCAACGATTTCGCAAAAAGTCTGGGACTGCCCCAGAAGATGGAGGATGCGGCGGCCCGGATCATGGCGGGAAAGCGGTTCCCCTGCGATATCGGCGCTTTTAACGGGGACTATTTTGTATACATCGCGGCCTTCGGTATTTTTACCGATGTGTCCTACCAGACTGACCAGCAGATGAAAAACGTGCTGGGACATATGGCCTATATCCTGGAGGGGATGAAGCGGCTCACCAACATCGTTTCCTACAAAATGAAGCTTCGCTGGGAAGACCGGGAGGTGGAGGATGATTTCCTCTTCGGCATGGTGACCAACTCCCGCTCCGTCGGCGGCTTCAAGTCCATCATCGGCACCGAGGTGGTGCTGGATGACGGTGTGTTCGAGGTGACGTTCATCAAACGCCCGAAAAACCTTCTGGAGCTGAACGAGACGCTGACGGCACTTCTGCTGGCGGAGATCGACGAGCGGTACATGTATTCTTTCCGGACGAACCGGCTGGAGGTGGAGGCCGAGGGCGAAGTGCCCTGGACACTGGACGGCGAGTATGGCGGCGACCACAGGGCAGCGGTCATCGAAGACCGGAAGCAGGCCCTGGAGTTCATCGTATAG
- a CDS encoding D-isomer specific 2-hydroxyacid dehydrogenase family protein, producing MKVAVYSYRAFDEGLYFEKIAKELGMELVLCPDAPDMENAALAEGCDYLSVITTKIDAALVERFHDLGVKMISTRTIGYDHIDLKKAKELGVKISNATYSPNSVADYALMLMLMTTRRMKMIMNKAAIQDFSLPGNIGKELPDMTVGIVGTGRIGETLIRHLSGFGCRLLAYDLYEKDAVKQYASYVTLETLYRESDIISLHIPASEKDYHMISGEVMDTMKDGVILINTARGSLIDSRALIDHIESGKIGAAGLDVVENEFGMYYYDKKTDVMDNRELAILKSFHNVVVTPHMAFYTNEAIRDMVYSSLKSCRLEADGKKNPWLIG from the coding sequence ATGAAAGTTGCAGTATACAGTTATCGGGCGTTCGATGAGGGCCTGTATTTTGAAAAAATCGCAAAGGAGCTGGGGATGGAGCTGGTGCTCTGCCCCGATGCGCCGGACATGGAAAATGCGGCGCTGGCGGAAGGGTGCGACTACTTAAGCGTCATCACAACGAAGATCGACGCAGCCCTGGTGGAGCGGTTTCATGATCTGGGCGTGAAAATGATCTCCACCCGGACCATCGGCTATGATCACATCGATCTGAAAAAAGCGAAGGAGCTGGGCGTGAAGATCAGCAATGCCACCTATTCTCCCAACAGCGTGGCGGACTATGCGCTGATGCTGATGCTCATGACCACCCGCCGAATGAAGATGATCATGAACAAGGCGGCGATCCAGGATTTCTCCCTGCCGGGCAACATCGGCAAGGAGCTGCCGGACATGACCGTGGGTATCGTGGGCACCGGCCGGATCGGCGAGACACTCATCCGCCATCTGTCCGGCTTTGGATGCCGGCTTCTGGCTTACGATCTGTATGAGAAGGATGCAGTGAAGCAGTATGCATCTTATGTGACCCTGGAGACACTGTATCGGGAGAGTGATATCATTTCCCTGCATATTCCGGCCAGTGAGAAGGATTACCACATGATCTCGGGGGAGGTCATGGACACCATGAAGGACGGCGTCATCCTCATCAACACGGCCCGGGGCTCCCTCATCGACAGCCGGGCGCTCATCGATCACATCGAAAGTGGAAAAATCGGCGCCGCGGGACTGGATGTTGTGGAAAATGAGTTCGGCATGTATTATTATGATAAGAAAACCGATGTGATGGACAACCGGGAGCTGGCCATTCTGAAAAGCTTCCATAATGTGGTGGTAACGCCTCATATGGCATTTTACACCAACGAGGCAATCCGGGATATGGTATATTCTTCATTGAAAAGCTGCCGTCTGGAGGCAGACGGAAAGAAGAATCCCTGGTTGATCGGGTAA
- a CDS encoding S41 family peptidase has product MQDYNRDEYSMDDAYEEKRHWRRGFFSGILTVAFIAAAGLLVYTVLNLGSAGFRTAENSGSASVGSSQVEQKTERLKALIDQYYLDDVDESAMVEGMYAGMLNGLGDPYTVYYTEEEFNALMESTSGEYKGIGALMSQNIETGIITITRPFEGCPAQQAGIIAGDIITKVNGQDVGSMELSEVVAMIKGEAGTTVDITVYRDREELDFTVERADIQVPTVNSKMLDDKIGYIYVMEFDEVTADQFHDALEDLKSQGMEQLVIDLRDNPGGSLDTVIQMLDEILPEGLLVYTEDKYGNREEATSDAENYLSLPMTVLVNGNSASASEIFAGAVKDYHWATLVGTTTYGKGIVQRIFDLGDGTAAKITISKYYTPAGNNIHGIGIEPDVEVEIPTEAYDDGVVTEDEDAQLQKALELLRSGQVTAGEVQQ; this is encoded by the coding sequence ATGCAGGATTATAACCGGGATGAATATTCCATGGATGATGCGTATGAGGAGAAAAGACACTGGAGAAGAGGATTTTTCAGCGGGATCCTGACGGTGGCTTTTATTGCGGCAGCCGGTCTTCTGGTGTACACGGTGCTCAATCTGGGCAGCGCAGGGTTTCGTACAGCGGAAAACAGCGGCAGTGCTTCGGTGGGCAGCAGCCAGGTGGAGCAGAAAACCGAACGGCTGAAAGCACTCATCGACCAGTATTATCTGGACGATGTGGATGAGAGTGCCATGGTGGAGGGCATGTATGCAGGCATGCTAAACGGTCTGGGTGATCCTTACACCGTCTACTATACAGAAGAGGAGTTCAACGCCCTGATGGAATCCACGTCAGGGGAATATAAGGGCATCGGCGCACTCATGTCCCAGAATATCGAGACAGGGATCATTACGATCACCCGCCCCTTTGAGGGCTGTCCGGCCCAGCAGGCGGGCATCATCGCCGGAGATATTATCACAAAGGTCAATGGCCAGGACGTGGGAAGCATGGAGCTGTCCGAGGTGGTGGCCATGATCAAGGGCGAAGCCGGGACAACGGTGGACATCACCGTATACCGTGACCGGGAGGAGCTGGATTTCACCGTGGAGCGGGCGGATATCCAGGTGCCTACTGTGAACAGCAAAATGCTGGACGACAAGATCGGCTATATCTATGTGATGGAATTCGACGAGGTAACGGCAGATCAGTTCCACGATGCGCTGGAGGATCTGAAGAGCCAGGGCATGGAGCAGCTGGTCATCGACCTGCGGGATAATCCGGGCGGCAGCCTGGACACGGTGATCCAGATGCTGGATGAGATCCTGCCGGAGGGACTGCTGGTATACACGGAGGATAAATACGGCAACCGGGAAGAGGCAACCTCCGATGCAGAAAATTATCTTTCCCTGCCCATGACGGTGCTGGTCAACGGCAACAGTGCCAGTGCTTCGGAAATCTTTGCCGGTGCGGTGAAGGATTATCACTGGGCAACGCTGGTGGGTACCACTACCTACGGCAAGGGCATCGTGCAGCGGATCTTTGATCTGGGCGACGGTACCGCGGCAAAGATCACCATTTCCAAGTATTACACCCCTGCGGGCAACAATATCCACGGCATCGGCATTGAGCCGGATGTGGAGGTGGAGATCCCGACGGAGGCATATGACGACGGTGTAGTCACCGAGGACGAGGATGCCCAGCTGCAGAAAGCACTGGAGCTTTTAAGGAGCGGCCAGGTGACGGCGGGTGAAGTACAGCAGTAA
- a CDS encoding M23 family metallopeptidase, which produces MAPDPSPRQGASTYHKGIDIGASSGSAIVAAADGVVTTATYSSSAGNYVVISHGNGLSTVYMHCSSLSVSAGQKVSQGQTIAAVGSTGYSTGPHLHFGVISNGSYVNPSGYVN; this is translated from the coding sequence TTGGCCCCAGATCCCAGCCCACGGCAGGGGGCATCTACATACCATAAGGGCATTGATATCGGGGCATCTTCGGGAAGTGCCATCGTGGCGGCGGCTGACGGTGTGGTGACGACGGCAACCTACAGTTCGTCTGCGGGCAATTATGTGGTAATCTCCCACGGAAACGGACTTTCCACCGTATATATGCACTGCTCCAGCCTGAGCGTATCGGCGGGACAGAAGGTGTCTCAGGGACAGACGATCGCGGCTGTGGGCTCCACCGGGTATTCCACCGGACCGCATCTGCATTTTGGTGTGATCAGCAATGGCAGCTATGTAAATCCTTCGGGATATGTAAACTAG
- the ftsX gene encoding permease-like cell division protein FtsX: MRASTIVYTLKQGLKNIYRNKMFSLASMATMAACIFMFSLFFAIVSNLDNMVREAESGVGVTVFFNSDMTTEQIQALGAQISERPEVDHLVYVSAEEAWEQYKKEYLKGAEELAEGFEQDNPLANSSHYEIYLKSVEDQQSLVDYLNTLMDQGVRQINQSEAVANTLGGFNSLLYYVSVAIIGVLLLVSIFLINNTVTIGIAVRKEEIAIMKLIGATDFFVRAPFIVEGLIIGLIGAAIPLFVFYFLYKQTILVVEEKFGILSSLLQFLPVKELYHTLLPVALLLGIGIGFIGSFITIRKHLKV, from the coding sequence ATGAGGGCTAGTACGATTGTATACACGCTGAAACAGGGTCTGAAAAATATTTACCGCAACAAGATGTTTTCCCTGGCCTCCATGGCAACGATGGCTGCCTGCATTTTCATGTTCAGTCTGTTTTTTGCCATCGTGTCCAACCTGGACAACATGGTGCGTGAGGCAGAATCCGGTGTGGGCGTTACGGTGTTTTTCAACAGCGATATGACGACAGAGCAGATCCAGGCGCTGGGCGCACAGATCAGTGAGCGGCCCGAGGTGGATCATCTGGTGTATGTATCCGCAGAGGAAGCCTGGGAGCAGTATAAGAAAGAATATTTAAAGGGCGCAGAAGAGCTGGCAGAGGGCTTTGAGCAGGATAACCCGCTGGCAAACTCTTCCCATTATGAGATTTACCTGAAAAGCGTAGAGGATCAGCAGTCGCTGGTGGACTATCTGAATACGCTGATGGATCAGGGAGTGCGACAGATCAACCAGTCGGAGGCGGTGGCCAATACGCTGGGCGGATTTAACAGCCTGCTGTATTATGTATCCGTGGCGATCATTGGCGTTCTGCTGCTGGTATCCATCTTCCTCATCAACAACACCGTTACCATCGGTATTGCGGTGCGTAAGGAAGAAATCGCCATCATGAAGCTTATCGGCGCCACCGACTTTTTCGTTCGGGCACCGTTTATCGTGGAAGGACTGATCATCGGTCTCATCGGTGCAGCCATCCCGCTGTTTGTCTTCTACTTCCTGTACAAGCAGACTATCCTTGTGGTGGAAGAGAAGTTCGGCATTTTAAGCAGCCTGCTGCAGTTCCTTCCGGTGAAAGAGCTTTACCATACGCTGCTGCCGGTGGCACTGCTGCTCGGTATCGGCATCGGATTTATCGGAAGCTTTATTACGATCAGAAAGCACTTGAAAGTGTAA
- the ftsE gene encoding cell division ATP-binding protein FtsE gives MITMENVSKAYVEGIPAIKNISLHIDRGEFVFIVGDSGSGKSTLIKLLLKELEPTSGKITVNGQNLGRLKRKQIPRYRRKIGVVFQDFRLLKDRNVYENIAFAQRVIMTPTRKIRREVPKMLSLIGLAEKYKSFPKQLSGGEQQRVALARALVNHPDLLLADEPTGNLDPKNSWEIMKLLESINEKGTTVLVVTHNREIVDEMKKRVITMNRGVIISDEKEGGYIYEG, from the coding sequence ATGATCACAATGGAAAATGTGAGCAAAGCGTACGTGGAGGGCATACCGGCCATCAAGAATATCAGCTTGCATATTGATCGAGGGGAATTTGTATTTATTGTAGGAGATAGCGGGTCTGGTAAATCTACACTTATCAAGCTTCTTTTGAAAGAACTGGAGCCCACCAGCGGCAAGATTACGGTGAACGGCCAGAATCTGGGGCGTCTGAAGCGCAAGCAGATTCCCCGTTACCGCAGGAAGATCGGCGTGGTGTTCCAGGATTTCCGTCTGTTAAAGGACCGGAATGTGTATGAGAATATTGCTTTCGCCCAGCGTGTCATCATGACGCCGACGCGAAAGATCCGAAGAGAGGTGCCCAAGATGCTCTCTCTGATCGGACTGGCAGAGAAATATAAGTCTTTCCCGAAGCAGCTTTCCGGCGGAGAGCAGCAGAGGGTTGCCCTGGCCCGGGCGCTGGTGAACCATCCCGACCTTCTGCTGGCCGATGAGCCCACCGGCAACCTGGATCCGAAGAATTCTTGGGAGATCATGAAGCTTCTGGAATCCATCAATGAGAAGGGCACCACCGTACTGGTCGTTACCCACAACCGGGAGATCGTGGATGAGATGAAGAAGCGTGTTATCACCATGAACCGCGGTGTCATCATCAGCGACGAGAAAGAGGGAGGCTATATCTATGAGGGCTAG
- a CDS encoding helix-turn-helix domain-containing protein — MISNQILQTTIDGLKNIARIDLSILDTEGKVLATTVPGAENYESTVLAFVESPADSQVIQGHLFFKVYDEQQLEYVLLANGDNDDVYMVGKIAAFQIQNLLVAYKERFDKDNFIKNLLLDNLLLVDIYNRAKKLHIETDVRRVVYIIEINREKDNTVLESVRGLFGGKSKDFITAVDEKNLIVVKEIAPGEGYPEINKTARMMLNLLKGETGEEIHIAYGTIVPELKEVSRSYKEAKMALDVGKIFFEERDIIAYSSLGIGRLIYQLPIPLCKMFIREIFDGKSPDEFDEETLTTINKFFENSLNVSETSRQLYIHRNTLVYRLDKLQKSTGLDLRVFEDAITFKIALMVVKYMKYMETLDY; from the coding sequence ATGATATCGAATCAGATACTGCAGACGACCATCGATGGCCTGAAAAATATTGCAAGAATTGATCTCAGCATCCTGGATACAGAGGGTAAGGTGCTGGCAACGACGGTGCCGGGCGCGGAGAATTATGAGAGTACGGTACTGGCATTTGTGGAGTCACCGGCGGACAGCCAGGTGATCCAGGGCCACCTGTTTTTCAAGGTGTATGATGAGCAGCAGCTGGAATATGTGCTGCTGGCCAACGGGGACAATGACGATGTCTACATGGTAGGCAAGATCGCCGCTTTCCAGATCCAGAATCTGCTGGTGGCCTACAAGGAGCGGTTCGATAAGGACAACTTCATCAAGAACCTGCTGCTTGACAACCTGCTGCTGGTGGATATTTACAACCGGGCAAAGAAGCTGCATATCGAGACCGATGTCCGTCGTGTGGTCTATATCATCGAGATCAACCGGGAGAAGGACAACACCGTGCTGGAGAGCGTGCGCGGCCTGTTCGGCGGCAAGTCCAAGGACTTTATCACCGCTGTGGATGAGAAGAACCTCATCGTGGTGAAGGAGATCGCACCGGGTGAGGGCTATCCGGAGATCAACAAGACCGCACGGATGATGCTGAACCTGCTGAAAGGCGAGACCGGCGAGGAGATCCATATCGCTTATGGCACCATCGTGCCGGAGCTGAAAGAGGTTTCCCGGTCTTATAAGGAAGCAAAGATGGCGCTGGATGTGGGCAAGATCTTCTTCGAGGAGCGGGATATCATCGCATACAGCTCTCTGGGCATTGGCCGTCTCATTTACCAGCTGCCCATCCCGCTGTGCAAGATGTTCATCCGCGAGATCTTTGACGGCAAGTCCCCGGACGAGTTCGACGAGGAGACGCTGACGACCATCAACAAGTTTTTCGAGAACAGCCTGAACGTATCCGAGACATCGAGACAGCTGTATATCCACCGGAATACGCTGGTTTACCGTCTGGACAAGCTGCAGAAGAGCACCGGGCTGGATCTGCGGGTATTCGAGGATGCCATCACGTTCAAGATCGCGCTGATGGTCGTAAAATATATGAAATACATGGAAACACTGGATTATTAG
- a CDS encoding WecB/TagA/CpsF family glycosyltransferase, with protein MTEKISILGVELKDYSMEDAARVIEEYLNNDVLNTMCLVTKEMLVYAGENPEYRECLEAMDIHVVVDSDIFSAAGITGEERLKKADDRQLWKLFIDTVVKEHKSCFLLAQTADDLEKFRETLQEKFPDLVIAGAYAAEDAGDEPEVIVNEINGILPDVIFSTLDQPFQELFLHEQRAKMGARVWFGFGPMGSGGRFGEENWLARLIGKTVFHRKVQQYNHMVKDEEEYEEALAEEAAEELPAKEDGEAGAEK; from the coding sequence ATGACGGAGAAAATCAGCATTCTGGGCGTGGAACTGAAGGATTATTCCATGGAGGATGCAGCCCGTGTGATAGAAGAATATCTGAACAATGACGTTCTCAATACGATGTGCCTTGTGACGAAGGAGATGCTTGTGTATGCGGGCGAGAATCCGGAGTACCGGGAATGTCTGGAAGCCATGGACATTCATGTGGTGGTGGACAGTGACATTTTCTCTGCGGCAGGCATCACCGGAGAAGAGCGGTTGAAGAAGGCGGATGACAGGCAGCTGTGGAAGCTGTTCATCGATACGGTGGTGAAGGAGCACAAGAGCTGTTTCCTTCTGGCACAGACAGCAGACGATCTGGAGAAGTTCCGGGAGACGCTGCAGGAGAAGTTCCCGGATCTGGTGATCGCCGGGGCTTACGCGGCGGAGGATGCTGGGGACGAACCGGAGGTTATTGTCAACGAGATCAACGGCATTTTGCCGGATGTGATATTTTCCACGCTGGATCAGCCCTTCCAGGAGCTGTTCCTCCATGAGCAGCGGGCGAAGATGGGTGCCCGGGTGTGGTTTGGTTTTGGCCCCATGGGCAGTGGCGGACGGTTCGGCGAGGAAAACTGGCTGGCAAGGCTCATCGGCAAGACGGTATTTCACCGGAAGGTACAGCAGTACAATCATATGGTGAAAGACGAAGAGGAATACGAGGAGGCGCTGGCGGAAGAAGCGGCAGAAGAGCTGCCTGCAAAAGAAGACGGAGAGGCAGGCGCTGAGAAATAA
- the hslO gene encoding Hsp33 family molecular chaperone HslO: protein MSDYIIRATAADSQIRAFAATTREIAETARKAHNTSPVVTAALGRLLTAGAMMGVMQKGDDDMLTLQIRCEGPIGGLTVTADARGNVKGYANQPDVMLPPNAKGKLDVGGALGNGLLSVIRDMGLKEPYVGQTALQTGEIAEDLTYYFATSEQVPSSVGLGVLMNKDNTVKCAGGFIIQLMPFTPDDIIDKLEQKLSTVTSVTALLDAGKTPEEILEELLGDFGLEITEKLPTQFACNCSKERVEKVICSIGRKDLEEMIADNKDIEVNCHFCNTNYTFTVDELKAILKRK, encoded by the coding sequence ATGTCTGATTATATCATTAGAGCCACAGCGGCGGACAGCCAGATCCGCGCGTTTGCGGCAACCACGCGGGAGATCGCGGAGACGGCCAGAAAGGCCCACAATACCAGCCCGGTGGTGACAGCTGCCCTGGGACGGCTGCTGACGGCGGGCGCCATGATGGGCGTGATGCAAAAAGGGGACGACGATATGCTGACGCTGCAGATCCGCTGCGAGGGCCCCATCGGCGGCCTGACGGTGACGGCGGATGCCAGAGGAAACGTCAAGGGCTATGCCAACCAGCCGGATGTGATGCTGCCGCCTAATGCCAAAGGAAAGCTGGATGTGGGCGGCGCTCTGGGCAACGGCCTGCTGAGCGTCATCCGGGATATGGGCCTGAAAGAGCCCTATGTGGGGCAGACGGCCCTGCAGACCGGAGAGATCGCCGAGGATCTGACCTACTATTTTGCAACGTCTGAGCAGGTGCCTTCATCCGTGGGACTGGGCGTGCTCATGAATAAGGATAACACAGTAAAATGCGCCGGCGGCTTTATCATTCAGCTCATGCCTTTTACGCCGGATGACATCATTGACAAACTGGAGCAGAAACTGTCCACGGTCACTTCTGTGACGGCCCTGCTGGATGCGGGAAAAACGCCGGAGGAAATCCTGGAGGAGCTGCTGGGGGACTTCGGCCTGGAGATCACAGAAAAGCTGCCCACCCAGTTTGCCTGCAACTGCTCCAAGGAGCGGGTGGAAAAGGTGATCTGCAGCATTGGCCGCAAGGATCTGGAAGAAATGATCGCTGATAACAAGGATATCGAGGTCAACTGTCATTTCTGCAACACCAATTATACGTTTACGGTAGACGAGCTGAAAGCGATTTTGAAGAGAAAATAG
- a CDS encoding class I SAM-dependent methyltransferase — MDAYTSFARVYDAFMDNIPYEEWGRYIRSLLEEYGVREGLVLDLGCGTGSMTEVLAGYGYDMIGVDLSADMLEIAMEKRQQSGHDILYLQQDMRSFELYGTVAAVVCVCDSMNYILEEEDLTEVFRLVNNYLDPGGIFVFDLNTVYKYEELLGDATIAEDREDKSFIWDNFYDPEEQINEYDLSIFIREEENLYRKFTETHYQRAYTLAQVKACLEAGGMEFVTTYDAFTKDAPRPDSDRIYVIAREKGKQHV; from the coding sequence ATGGATGCTTATACGAGTTTTGCCCGGGTGTACGACGCGTTCATGGATAATATTCCGTATGAAGAATGGGGACGCTATATCCGATCCCTGCTGGAGGAATATGGTGTCCGGGAAGGGCTGGTGCTGGATCTGGGCTGCGGCACCGGCAGCATGACCGAGGTGCTGGCCGGGTACGGCTATGACATGATCGGCGTGGATCTGTCGGCGGATATGCTGGAGATCGCCATGGAGAAGCGGCAGCAGTCCGGTCACGATATTTTGTACCTGCAGCAGGATATGCGGAGCTTTGAGCTGTACGGCACGGTGGCTGCGGTGGTGTGCGTGTGCGATTCCATGAACTATATATTGGAAGAGGAAGATCTGACGGAGGTGTTCCGGCTGGTGAACAACTATCTGGATCCCGGCGGCATTTTCGTGTTTGACCTGAATACCGTTTATAAATATGAAGAGCTCCTGGGGGATGCCACCATTGCGGAGGACCGGGAGGATAAAAGCTTTATCTGGGATAATTTTTATGATCCGGAGGAACAGATCAACGAATACGACCTGTCCATTTTTATCCGGGAGGAAGAAAACCTGTACCGGAAATTTACGGAGACCCATTATCAGCGGGCCTACACGCTGGCACAGGTGAAAGCCTGCCTGGAGGCGGGCGGCATGGAATTTGTCACCACCTATGACGCATTCACGAAGGATGCGCCCCGGCCGGACAGCGACCGGATCTATGTGATCGCCAGAGAGAAAGGAAAACAACATGTCTGA
- a CDS encoding pyridoxal phosphate-dependent aminotransferase encodes MISEKMKGYVANSSVIRAMFEEGKKMAAIYGADHVYDFSLGNPNVAAPDCVKEAIKDLADHEDPVVLHGYMSNSGYEDVREAIAQSLNRRFGTKFGQRNILMTVGAAGGLNVIFKTLLNPGDEVITFAPFFGEYRSYVGNYDGVLVVVSPDTETFQPNLEEFARKITAKTKAVIVNNPNNPTGVVYTEETIQKLAQILKEKQKAFGTDIYLISDEPYRELAYDGVEVPYLTKYYDNTIVGYSYSKSLSLPGERIGYLVMPDELSDADDVIAAASVANRILGFVNAPSLMQRVVARCVDAKTDVAFYNRNREALYGGLKALGYSCIKPEGAFYLFVKTPTADENEFCAAAKKHNILVVPGSTFACPGFVRIAYCVSYETIQNAMPGFAALAEEFGVKG; translated from the coding sequence ATGATTTCTGAGAAAATGAAGGGCTATGTGGCAAACAGCTCCGTGATCCGGGCCATGTTTGAGGAAGGCAAGAAGATGGCGGCCATTTACGGCGCCGATCATGTATATGATTTCAGCCTGGGCAATCCCAATGTGGCAGCGCCGGACTGTGTAAAAGAGGCCATCAAGGATCTGGCAGATCATGAGGATCCGGTGGTGCTCCACGGCTATATGAGCAATTCCGGCTACGAGGACGTGCGGGAGGCCATCGCCCAGTCCCTGAACCGGCGGTTTGGCACGAAGTTCGGCCAGCGCAACATTCTCATGACCGTGGGTGCGGCCGGCGGCCTGAACGTGATCTTCAAGACGCTGCTGAACCCGGGCGATGAGGTCATCACCTTTGCCCCTTTCTTTGGAGAATACAGAAGCTATGTGGGCAACTATGACGGCGTGCTGGTGGTGGTATCCCCGGATACCGAGACGTTCCAGCCGAACCTGGAGGAGTTTGCCCGGAAAATCACGGCGAAAACGAAGGCAGTCATCGTCAACAACCCCAACAATCCCACCGGTGTGGTTTATACGGAGGAGACGATCCAGAAGCTGGCACAGATCTTAAAGGAAAAGCAGAAGGCATTCGGCACGGACATTTATCTGATCTCCGATGAGCCTTACCGGGAGCTGGCCTATGACGGCGTGGAAGTGCCTTACCTGACAAAATATTATGACAACACCATTGTGGGCTATTCCTACAGCAAATCCCTGTCCCTGCCCGGCGAGCGGATCGGCTATCTGGTCATGCCCGACGAGCTGAGCGATGCGGACGATGTGATCGCTGCCGCTTCTGTGGCAAACCGGATCCTGGGCTTTGTCAACGCACCGTCCCTCATGCAGAGGGTGGTGGCCCGCTGTGTGGATGCGAAAACAGATGTTGCCTTTTACAACCGGAACCGGGAAGCGCTGTACGGCGGTCTGAAGGCGCTGGGCTATTCCTGCATCAAGCCGGAGGGCGCGTTTTACCTGTTTGTGAAGACACCCACTGCCGATGAGAACGAATTCTGTGCGGCGGCCAAGAAGCACAACATTCTGGTGGTGCCCGGCAGTACCTTTGCCTGCCCGGGCTTTGTGCGGATCGCTTATTGTGTGAGCTACGAGACGATCCAGAACGCCATGCCGGGATTTGCGGCGCTGGCAGAAGAGTTCGGAGTGAAAGGATGA